Within the Malus sylvestris chromosome 4, drMalSylv7.2, whole genome shotgun sequence genome, the region TATAAGACAATCATTGTCAAAAGCTATCACAAGGTCTTCTTAAAGTTGCTGTCTAAGTAAATCACGCCACTTACAAGATGCTCCAACATGATTAACCACACTATTAGCCGTTGCAAAAAAAGAGGCAATGTCTATATTCTTCTTTGCTACGGCAACAAGAGCTAGTTGAAGTTGATGAGCAAAGCAATGAACATAATATGCACAAGGTTGTTCTCtcaatatctttgttttaaggccaTTCAACTCACCTCTCATATTGCTAGCACCATCATAACCTTGTCCTCGTAGCTTGGAAATGCTCAAACCGTTGCTAGAAAAGAATGTGTCAATAGCATCCTTTAGTGAACTTGAAGTAGTGTCGATAACATGTTGGATACCCACAAATCTTTCAATTACATGCCCGTTGTCATCCACATAACGCAACACCATAGCCATTTGCTCTTTCACCGACACATCACGTGCTTCATCCACCAATATGGAAAAGAATCTATCTTTTAGACCATCCATGATAGCATCAAGTGTTTCAAGGGCACatgaattcacaatttcttttttaatggaAGGAGCTAGTAATTTGAGATTCCCCGGAGCATTTTCCATCACAACTTCTCTAACTTTATCATCATTATCTGCAAGGAATTGCAATAGCTCCAAGTAATTTCCCCTATTGCTTGAAGTGGCACTTTCATCATGGCCACGAAAAGCAAGACCTTGTCGCAATAAAAACTTAGTGCACTTGATTGATGCATTCAAGCATGTGCGATAAGCCTTACGAGCTTGGTCGGAGTGTTTGCTCACTGCCGTTTCAATATGTGTAGcttgattcatcaaat harbors:
- the LOC126618141 gene encoding uncharacterized protein LOC126618141 translates to MHVGPVGSVHNKAREAATNLMNQATHIETAVSKHSDQARKAYRTCLNASIKCTKFLLRQGLAFRGHDESATSSNRGNYLELLQFLADNDDKVREVVMENAPGNLKLLAPSIKKEIVNSCALETLDAIMDGLKDRFFSILVDEARDVSVKEQMAMVLRYVDDNGHVIERFVGIQHVIDTTSSSLKDAIDTFFSSNGLSISKLRGQGYDGASNMRGELNGLKTKILREQPCAYYVHCFAHQLQLALVAVAKKNIDIASFFATANSVVNHVGASCKWRDLLRQQL